The following proteins come from a genomic window of Sardina pilchardus chromosome 1, fSarPil1.1, whole genome shotgun sequence:
- the LOC134082538 gene encoding NLR family CARD domain-containing protein 3-like translates to MRPSTGHSELRADLTQDQSMCGVCEQVLRDQVVITCGHSFCRQCISSYWGQCPERPCPQCGKRLRTSSSISSCIEPSTHTHSPTQHPHTHCPTQRSHSHPAQHSQTAMGPLLLHRTQSPLPYLQQTSPAPYHHSPDVRQHSPMMEHLQYMRGTPLGAHGGYCSHTDVGPTLGPNHGTIERSSLMSHHSVSANITAHTGSQIIAPIITGCHIGSLSFKEAPKAPDEAALRKILEKHKTTMLKKVECICENFGRKKEKTALDSIYTDLYITEGERDEVNNQHEVWQIDQAARRQTSCDTPIDCNDIFRALPGQRGHIRTVMTKGIAGIGKTVSVQKFVLDWAEGRANQDLNMVLLLPFRDLNLLRDEPHSLHELLFGFHQELNPLRDTLNCEDFKILVIFDGLDESRLPLNFQSNLTVLNATKITSVDALITSLIKGNLLSSAFIWITSRPAAAGQIPDDYVDRYTEVQGFGEQQKEEYFRRKFSDPSEAARVISHLKRSKTLFIMCHIPVFCWITSTVLKEILKQDGDDIPKSLTEIYIFFLLIQTNMKSQKYSGGKEKLRPLLLASNSDMIVRLAELAFKQLQKGNLLFYENDLEECGIDVSEASVYSGMCTEILKEDSRFFETKMYCFVHLSFQEFLSAFFVFHSYVNKQMDVLSFFLDDQTQHQAENLPLHDFLISAVDRALESKTGHLDLFLRFLMGISLESNQKLLQGLLPTMLKSQESMSKTMHYIKYAGRDHHSPDRCINLLHCLAEMNDETLHEEIQRHLRSKNHPERFFQPGECSAIAYMLLLSEEVMEEFDMKEYKSSAEGHRRLVPMVRCCRKARLVGCELTHQSVEIVASVLHSAGSPLRELDLSENRLLDQDLDLLSRALKSPECKLWNISLRHCWLRDRHCEALASVLGSGVSCLRELDLSDNDLQDTGVKTISSGIRSPQCKLEVLRLSFCGVTEDGCAHLAEALDSNPFSLRELDLSFNYPGDAGARLLFCRREDPLYKLETLNVDHGAVRWLKSGLRKYTQQLTLDPNTVNSHLSLSEGNRKATCGYETLPYPDHPERLESRHAVLAQEALSGRCYWEAEWFGGGANIGVTYKSIVGKGDGNYSCFGSKSWILEHNQFSCQARHDNQVTLVTLPPPTPPSHRVGVYLDCPEGSVSFYVITSDTPVHLHTFLGVFPEPLYAAFLVHGGSLVLGCQ, encoded by the exons ATGCGGCCATCTACAGGCCACAG TGAGCTGAGGGCTGATCTGACCCAGGATCAGTccatgtgtggagtgtgtgagcaggtccTGAGGGACCAAGTTGTCATCAcctgtggacacagtttctgcagGCAATGCATCAGCAGCTACTGGGGACAGTGTCCAGAACGGCCCTGTCCTCAATGTGGGAAGAGACTtcggaccagcagcagcatcagcagctgcATCGagccatccacccacacacactctcctactcaacacccacacacacactgtccaactcaacgctcacactcacaccctgcaCAGCATTCACAAACAGCCATGGGACCTCTTCTTCTGCACAGGACACAGTCACCACTCCCGTACCTACAGCAAACATCCCCAGCACCATATCATCACAGTCCGGACGTGCGCCAACACTCACCCATGATGGAGCATCTTCAGTACATGCGAGGAACCCCTTTGGGTGCTCATGGAGGGTATTGTAGTCACACAGATGTAGGGCCAACCCTGGGACCCAACCACGGCACCATTGAGAGAAGTAGCCTCATGT CACACCACTCAGTGAGCGCAAACATCACAGCCCATACAGGAAGTCAAATCATTGCTCCAATAATAACAGGATGCCACATAGGAAGCCTGAGTTTCAAGGAGGCACCCAAAGCCCCAG ATGAAGCCGCACTACGGAAGATCTTGGAGAAACACAAGACCACAATGCTGAAGAAGGTCGAGTGCATATGTGAGAATTTCGGTCGCAAGAAGGAGAAAACTGCACTCGACAGCATTTACACGGATCTCTACATCACAGAAGGAGAGCGTGACGAGGTGAATAATCAGCATGAAGTTTGGCAAATTGATCAGGCCGCCAGGAGACAGACATCGTGTGACACTCCCATTGATTGCAATGACATCTTCAGAGCCTTACCTGGACAGAGGGGACACATCAGGACTGTGATGACCAAGGGCATCGCCGGCATCGGGAAGACTGTGTCTGTCCAGAAGTTTGTCCTAGATTGGGCGGAGGGCAGAGCCAATCAGGACCTGAACATGGTGCTTCTTCTTCCTTTCCGCGACTTGAATTTACTGAGAGATGAGCCGCACAGCCTTCACGAGCTGCTCTTTGGCTTCCACCAAGAGCTAAATCCACTGAGAGACACTCTGAACTGTGAGGATTTCAAGATATTGGTGATCTTTGATGGTCTAGATGAGAGCAGGCTTCCACTGAATTTCCAGAGCAATCTGACAGTTCTCAACGCCACCAAAATAACATCTGTGGATGCACTCATCACCAGCCTGATCAAAGgcaacctcctctcctctgcattcATCTGGATCACCTCTAGACCAGCGGCAGCTGGTCAGATCCCTGACGACTATGTGGACCGCTACACTGAGGTTCAGGGTTTTGGAGAGCAacagaaggaagagtacttcagAAGGAAATTCAGCGACCCCAGCGAAGCAGCGAGAGTCATCTCACACCTCAAGAGATCCAAGACCCTCTTtatcatgtgccacattcccGTATTTTGCTGGATCACAAGCACAGTGTTGAAGGAGATCCTCAAGCAAGATGGCGACGATATTCCTAAATCTCTCACAGAGATTTACATATTCTTTCTCCTCATACAGACCAACATGAAGAGTCAGAAGTACAGTGGGGGAAAGGAAAAACTAAGACCTTTGCTCTTGGCGTCGAACTCAGACATGATTGTGAGATTGGCAGAGTTGGCCTTCAAGCAACTCCAGAAGGGAAATCTCCTATTTTACGAGAACGATCTGGAAGAGTGTGGAATAGATGTGAGCGAAGCCTCTGTGTATTCTGGGATGTGCACTGAGATCCTCAAAGAAGATTCCAGATTTTTCGAGACCAAGATGTACTGTTTCGTTCATTTGAGCTTTCAAGAGTTCCTCTCTGCTTTCTTTGTCTTCCACTCCTATGTGAACAAACAAATGGACGTGTTGTCATTTTTCCTCGATGATCAGACACAACATCAGGCAGAGAACTTGCCTTTGCACGACTTCCTCATCAGTGCAGTGGACAGAGCTTTGGAAAGCAAGACTGGACACTTGGACCTCTTCCTCCGCTTCCTCATGGGTATCTCGCTGGAGTCCAATCAGAAGCTTCTCCAGGGTCTACTGCCCACCATGCTGAAATCCCAGGAGAGCATGAGCAAAACTATGCATTACATCAAGTATGCAGGAAGAGACCACCATTCCCCCGATCGCTGCATCAACCTCCTGCACTGTCTGGCGGAAATGAACGACGAGACCCTTCACGAGGAGATCCAGCGGCACCTGCGATCAAAGAACCACCCGGAGAGGTTCTTCCAGCCTGGGGAATGCTCTGCTATAGCATACATGCTGTTGCTCTCCGAGGAGGTCATGGAGGAGTTTGACATGAAAGAGTACAAGTCATCGGCTGAGGGTCACAGGAGGCTGGTTCCTATGGTCAGGTGCTGTAGGAAGGCACG GTTGGTTGGCTGTGAGCTCACACACCAGTCCGTTGAGATTGTGGCCTCAGTGCTGCATTCGGCAGGGTCGCCCCTCAGAGAGCTGGACCTCAGTGAGAACCGCCTACTGGACCAGGACCTGGACCTCCTCTCTAGGGCACTCAAAAGCCCAGAGTGCAAGCTCTGGAACATCAG TCTGAGGCACTGCTGGCTAAGGGACAGACATTGTGAAGCTCTGGCCTCCGTCCTGGGTTCAGGTGTGTCCTGCTTGagggagctggacctgagtgacaacGACCTGCAGGACACCGGGGTGAAGACCATCTCCTCTGGAATCAGGAGCCCTCAGTGCAAACTGGAGGTTCTCAG ACTGTCATTCTGCGGCGTGACTGAAGATGGTTGCGCCCATCTGGCCGAAGCTCTGGACTCCAACCCGTTCAGCCTGAGAGAGCTGGATCTCAGCTTCAACTACCCAGGGGATGCAGGTGCCCGACTGCTCTTCTGTAGGCGAGAAGACCCCCTTTACAAGCTGGAGACTCTTAA TGTTGACCATGGTGCAGTTCGCTGGTTGAAATCGGGATTACGGAAAT ATACCCAGCAGCTCACGCTGGACCCAAACACTGTGAacagccatctctctctgtctgagggGAACCGGAAGGCCACGTGTGGCTACGAGACGCTTCCATATCCCGACCACCCAGAGCGTTTAGAGTCTCGCCACGCCGTGCTCGCACAGGAAGCTCTCTCTGgccgctgctactgggaggccgAGTGGTTCGGAGGCGGAGCTAACATCGGGGTGACTTACAAAAGCATCGTAGGGAAAGGGGATGGAAATTATAGCTGCTTCGGTAGCAAGTCTTGGATCCTGGAGCACAACCAGTTCAGCTGCCAGGCTCGGCACGACAACCAGGTCACGCTTGTAACGCTACCGCCGCCGACGCCTCCATCACACAGGGTAGGGGTGTACCTGGACTGTCCGGAAGGCTCCGTGTCCTTCTACGTCATCACCTCGGACACTCCCgtccacctgcacacgttcctcGGCGTCTTCCCGGAGCCCCTCTACGCAGCGTTCCTGGTGCACGGCGGGTCGCTAGTGCTCGGGTGTCAGTAG